Below is a genomic region from Jiangella gansuensis DSM 44835.
TCTCCACCGGCCGTTCGCGGGTGGTGGACGGCGAGAAGGCAGGCGACTTCCACGGGTTCACCGCCGACATCGAGTCCGTCGGCGAGATCATCCGCCAGTGGATCACGGCCGAGGGCCGCTGGCTGTCGCCGAAGCTGCTGGCGGGGGAGTCGTACGGCACCACCCGCGCCGCCGCGCTCGCCCAGCACCTGCAGAGCACCGGCATGTACCTCAACGGGCTCATGCTCATCTCGTGCGTCCTCAACTTCGGCGTGCACGACTTCAAGGAGGGCAACGACCACGCCTATGCGCGGTTCCTGCCGTTCTACGCCGCCACCGCGCACTACCACGGCAAACACCCGGGCCGGGAGCTCACCGACGTCGTCGCCGAAGCCGAGGCCTACGCCGCGCGCGACTACCTGTACGTGCTGGCCCGTGGCTCCCGGCTGAGCCCGCAGGAGCGCGCCGACGCCGTCGCCACCCTCGCCCGCCTGACCGGGATCAGCGAAGACTACGTCTCCCGCGCGGACCTGCGCCTCGAGCACTGGCGCTACTTCACCGAGCTGCGGCGCGACGACGCCCTGACGATCGGGCGCCTCGACTCCCGCTTCACCGGCCCGGCCGCCAGCCAGATCGCCGAGGGGATGGACTCCGACCCGTCCATGGACGCGATCCTCGGGCCATACGCGACCGCGTACCAGCACTACGTGCGCGCCGAGCTCGGCGTCGAGGACACCTCGCCGTTCCACGTGTTCGGCCCGGACGTCATCGGGAAGTGGAGCTACAAGGAGTTCGAGAACGCGTCGGTGTCCGTGCTCGACCGTCTCTCCCGGGCGATGCGGCAGAACCCGCACCTGCTCGTGCACACCGCGTTCGGCTACTACGACGGCGCCACCCCGTTCTCGTGCGCCGAGGACGACCTCGCGCACGTTCGCATCCCGGCCGAGCTGCAGGGCAACATCGAGCGGCGCTACTACGAGGCCGGACACATGATGTACGTGCACGAGCCCAGCCGGCTGCGGCAGAGCGCCGACCTGGCCGACTTCGTGCACCGAGCCACCGGAGCCTGACCTGGTCCGACGCCCGGACGGCCTCAGGCGACCAGGTCCAGATCGGTCTGCGGGAAGTCGTCGCCGACGCAGAGCAACGGCCGGCCGCTGACGGCAGCGACCGCGTACGTCAGGCAGTCCCCGAAGTTCAGTGCCGCCGGATGCCGGCCCTTGCCATATCTGAGGTAGGCGCCGACGGCGACCGGCCAGTGCGCGCCGGTGACCTCGACAGGTCGTAGCCCGGCCTCGGTGACGAACCGGCCCAGCAGGCTCGAACCGGACGGCCCCAGCCGCGCCGCGAGCACGATGCCGGTCTCCACCAGGGTGGGAACGCCAATGCCCACGTCGGCCGCGTCGACGAGATGATCGAGCAGGAGCTCGTGATTGGGTTCGCCGAGCAGGATCGACACCACCGCGGAACTGTCGACGATCACACGCCCTCCGCCCCGATACCGAGGATCTCCTCACGCTGCTGCTTCGTGGGGGCATGGCCACGGATCTCGACGGGTATCTGCGGCCACACCTCGTCGACCAGGAAGCGCTGGAGGCGCTGCCGGCGGTCGGCGGCGACCCTGGCCGCCAGCACCCTTGCGAGCCGATCCTCCAAGGCACTGCGAATCGCGCCGGTCTTGGTGTCCTGCGTCAGTGCGGCCAGCTCCGCGGCGAGCCGTTCCGTCGTCGGGTCCTTGATGTTCAGCGCCATGGTGTAAGGGTACCTTCGATGGTGTAACGGCATCAATCCTTCGCGGCCGAGAGGATCTTCGCGGCGAGGTTGTGCGGCATCGGGTCGTACCGGGCGTAGGTGCGGGTGAACGTGCCGGTGCCGTGGCTCATCGCCCGCAGGTCGATCGCGTAGCGCACGATCTCGGTCTGCGGCACCTCGGCGCGCACCACCGTGCGACCCTGGCCGACCGCCTCCGTACCCAGCACCCGGCCACGGCGCCCGGCCAGGTCGCCCATCACCGCGCCCACGTAGTCGTCGGGCACCATGACCGAGATCTCGTCGACGGGCTCCAGCAGGTTCACCCCGGCAGCCGCGGCGGCCTCCTTCAACGCC
It encodes:
- a CDS encoding S10 family peptidase translates to MSDAEPTPPPSSSGSEPAAADPPQVEDELITTQHVLDTPDGPLHYTAKAGRVVLWEDKVEDGVWKGRRPRAQVGLTAYTLDDAEPGSRPVTFAFNGGPGSASVWLHLGLLGPRRVVMGDVGALAPPPYALADNPESLLTVSDLVFIDPVSTGRSRVVDGEKAGDFHGFTADIESVGEIIRQWITAEGRWLSPKLLAGESYGTTRAAALAQHLQSTGMYLNGLMLISCVLNFGVHDFKEGNDHAYARFLPFYAATAHYHGKHPGRELTDVVAEAEAYAARDYLYVLARGSRLSPQERADAVATLARLTGISEDYVSRADLRLEHWRYFTELRRDDALTIGRLDSRFTGPAASQIAEGMDSDPSMDAILGPYATAYQHYVRAELGVEDTSPFHVFGPDVIGKWSYKEFENASVSVLDRLSRAMRQNPHLLVHTAFGYYDGATPFSCAEDDLAHVRIPAELQGNIERRYYEAGHMMYVHEPSRLRQSADLADFVHRATGA
- a CDS encoding type II toxin-antitoxin system VapC family toxin — encoded protein: MIVDSSAVVSILLGEPNHELLLDHLVDAADVGIGVPTLVETGIVLAARLGPSGSSLLGRFVTEAGLRPVEVTGAHWPVAVGAYLRYGKGRHPAALNFGDCLTYAVAAVSGRPLLCVGDDFPQTDLDLVA
- a CDS encoding type II toxin-antitoxin system VapB family antitoxin, with the protein product MALNIKDPTTERLAAELAALTQDTKTGAIRSALEDRLARVLAARVAADRRQRLQRFLVDEVWPQIPVEIRGHAPTKQQREEILGIGAEGV